Proteins encoded together in one Salmo trutta chromosome 3, fSalTru1.1, whole genome shotgun sequence window:
- the LOC115175239 gene encoding cbp/p300-interacting transactivator 3-like has product MADHLMMPMNHSSAGGGLHGYRLGMNGGLQAGHQQHVVPQPSLRALPNGQMMHYGGGPQQQATMEVAMRQRQGVVGPVNRQLNGAQMGHHQMTSGNMMYNNRQAQQQHHTQHQHMSLQQHPQQQQQYMNGGLTSQQLMASMHLQKLNTQYHGYPLGPMNGNHMGNGAAQYRICPAQLANMQQMAGPALALNGMDVDMIDEEVLTSLVVELGLDRIRELPELFLGQNEFDFISDFVSKQLPSTISC; this is encoded by the coding sequence ATGGCGGATCATCTAATGATGCCCATGAACCACAGCTCTGCAGGCGGGGGCCTCCACGGCTACAGACTGGGCATGAACGGAGGCCTGCAGGCAGGCCACCAGCAGCACGTAGTGCCTCAGCCCAGCCTCCGTGCCCTGCCCAATGGCCAGATGATGCACTACGGTGGGGGACCTCAGCAGCAGGCCACCATGGAGGTGGCCATGAGGCAGCGGCAAGGCGTGGTGGGGCCCGTGAACAGACAGCTCAATGGGGCTCAGATGGGCCACCACCAGATGACGTCTGGTAACATGATGTACAACAACAGGCAGGCCCAGCAGCAACACCACACCCAGCACCAACACATGAGCCTCCAGCAGCACCCGCAGCAACAACAGCAGTATATGAATGGTGGTCTCACGTCCCAGCAGCTCATGGCCAGCATGCATCTGCAAAAACTCAACACCCAGTATCACGGATATCCACTGGGGCCCATGAACGGCAACCACATGGGCAACGGGGCAGCCCAGTACCGCATTTGCCCGGCCCAGCTGGCTAACATGCAGCAGATGGCCGGGCCGGCTCTGGCCTTGAACGGCATGGATGTGGACATGATTGACGAGGAGGTTTTGACATCCCTGGTCGTGGAGCTGGGCCTGGACCGCATTCGGGAGCTGCCCGAACTCTTCCTGGGCCAGAACGAGTTTGACTTCATCTCAGACTTTGTGAGCAAACAGCTGCCCAGCACCATCAGCTGCTGA